The Candidatus Hydrogenedentota bacterium region GCCGGTGGGTGTTTATGGGGGGAGCCTACTTGGTGTACCGCGCAATTTGATGGGGTTTGAGCGAATCGCCACGATGGCATACGAGGATCCAGATTTCCTGGCGCACATCGTCGATGCATTTGGCTCGTGTGCGGTGGGCGTGCTTGAGAGGGTGTTGTCCCGCGTTGAAGTCGATTTCTGCATGGGTTGGGAAGACATTTGCTTCAACATGGGGCCGATTGTACCGCCGGAGTTTATGCGAGCGGTGGCGGGTCCGTGGTACCGGCGAATCGCGGATTTGCTCGCCGCGCACGGTTGCACGGTGTATACGTCGGATACGGATGGCAACATTCTCCCGATCATCGACACCTTTCTGGACAACGGGCTCACCACGATGTTCCCCGTTGAGGTGCATGCGGGGACGGATCCATGTATGATACGGGCCAAGTACGGTAAGCGTGTGAAGCTTTGGGGGGGAGTCTGCAAGCTTAAGCTCGCGGAATCGCGTGCGGCAATCGATGCGGAGTTGGATCGTTTGAGGCCGTGTGTCGAAGAAGGGGGATTCATTCCGGGCGTCGATCATCGCGTGCCAGCCGATGTTCCGCTCGCGAATTACCTCTACTATCTTGATCGCAAACGCGAAGTGCTCGGGGTCGGAGGGGAGCCCAAATACGCATGATGACCAGTGTAGAGCGTATACACAATATTCTGAAGCGCAAACCTGTCGATCGAATCGGCGTTTTCGAGCATTTCTGGGGCGACACCCACAAGAAATGGAGTGCCGAGGGGCGCATCAACGCGATGGAATCGATGGAGGATCACTTCGGATTTGACCTGCAACTGTGCTGGCCCTTCAATGCAGTCGCCAAACTCGATTTCGAACCCGAGCTCGTTGAGGAGACCGAAGAAACCATACTTGTGCGCGACGGTAACGGGGCGGTATTGCGGCGGCACAAGCTGCATGATACGACTCCGGAGCACGTCGACTTCTTAGTGAAGGAGCGGGCCGGTTGGGAAGAGCACATCAAGCCGTATCTGAAAGCGGATCGCGCGCGTATCGATTTCGCGGCGTACCGCCGCATCAAGCAGGAAGCGGCCGCGCGCAACCGGTTCTTCGCGTGGTGCGGATGCAATGTATTCGAGTTGATGCATCCCGTTTGCGGGCACGAGTACATGCTGATGGGCATGGCCGTTGACCCTGAATGGATCTGCGAGATGGTCGACACGTATGCGCAGCTCACCATCGACTTGATGGAGATTTTGTTTGCGGAAGAAGGCGCTCCCGACGGAGTGTGGTTCTACGAGGACATGGGATTCAAGGGGCGGCCCTTCTTCTCGTGCGACATGTACAAAGAGATTGTGCAGCCGGGGCACTGCAAAACCATCGACTATGCGAAGTCGAGGAATTTGCCGGTGGTAATGCATTCATGTGGTTATGTGGCTCCGCTGGTACCGGGGATGATTGAAGCAGGCATCGACTGCCTCCAAGTGATTGAAGTCAAAGCCGGTATGGATCTGCTGGAGCTTCATCGCCAGTATGGCGACCGCCTGTCGTTTATGGGGGGGATTGACGTCAGAGTCCTGTATTCGAATGACAAGGAGCAGATAGCGCGCGAGTTGGAGGCCAAAGTGCCTGCCGTGAAAAGCGGGTACGGGTATGTGCTTCACTCCGACCATTCCATACCGGATCAGGTAGAGTATGACAGTTACCGGTTCTTTGTTGACCGGGGACTTGAGCTAGGGCAATATTAAGTGTGTTTGTCTCTGGGAGAAAGGAGACAGGAAGGGGAGCCTTATGTCTGAAATCATCGAACGAATTGCGCAATGCATTGAACGGGGGAAGGTCAACGCCGCGTCGCCGTATCCGCCGGATCTCAAAGGTCAAGACGGTGCGGACGAACTAACGGCCGCCGCGCTTCAGATGGGGATTCCCCCGAGTGATGTGTTGGGCCAGGGATTGGTTATCGGCATGAACGCCATCGGTCGCAAGTTTAGTGAGAACAAGGTGTTTGTTCCGGATTTGCTGATGGCATCCAAGGCGATGCAGGCGGCCATGAAGCACTTGAAGCCTTATTTTGAATCGGGGCAAGCGCAGCATCGCGGTACGTTCATAGTCGGTACAGTTCAGGGCGACTTGCACGATATCGGCAAGAACCTTGTCAGCATGGTCATGGAAGGCGGCGGCTGGGAAGTCATTGACCTCGGGGTCGACGTCAATGCCGACAAGTTCTTGAATGCGCTGAAGGACCATCCGAAAGCGGTAGTGGGCCTGAGCGCGTTGCTCACGACGACGATGGTTAATATGGAGAAGACGGTTGCCGCGATTCGGCAGCAGAGCCCGGATACGGTCGTCATCGTCGGCGGTGCTCCGCTTACGTCGGAATTTGCGAAGAAGATTGGCGCGAACGCCTATTTCCCCGATCCGCAGGGCGCACTCGATTATCTGACCGGCGTGGCTGCGTAGTGCGTGGCGCGGGCAGGCTCCGCCTGCCGCGCAGAAGGGACAGTCGTGTCTATGAAGACATTGCGCGAAGAGATTGCCTCCGGGAAAGTACTGGTATCCGATGGCGGATGGGGAAGCTTTCTCGTGGCTGCCGGTCTGCAACCAGGGGAATGTCCCGAGTTGTGGAACGTCTCGCATCCCGATGTGGTGCGTGACATTGCGAAGCAATATGCCGATGCCGGCGCCGACATGGTGATGACCAACAGTTTTGGCGGGACACGAATAAAGCTGGAAGCCTACGGGCTTGCCGATCGTGTCGCTGAATTGAACGAGGCGGCCGCCCGGTTGTCGCGCGAGGTTGCGGGCGACTCTGTGCACGTATTGGCATCAGTCGGGCCTACCGGGAAGTTCTTGATGATGGGCGATGTGACCGAGGACGAGCTCTACGCGCAATACAGCGAGCAGGCCATCGCGCTGGAACGCGGCGGCGCCGATGCATGTAGTGTCGAAACGATGTCCGCGTTGGATGAAGCGGGCATCGCGGTGCGCGCGGTGCGCGAGAATACCAAACTCGAGGTAGTGGCATCGTTCACGTTCACCACGCAAACCGATACCGGGTATCGAACCATGATGGGTGTGGGCGCGGCGGACATGGCAGCCGCCATGCTCGAAGCAGGCGCTCACATTCTTGGCATCAATTGTACGTTGGGACCGCGCGAGATGGTCAGCGTGGCGCGCGAGCTTCGCGCTGCGGCGCCTCAGACGCCCATTCTCGTTCATCCCAACGCGGGCAGTCCTATTCGCGGCGACGACGGTTCGGTGTCTTATCCAGAGACGCCGGAGTCGATGGCCGCGTGCGTACCGGATTTGATAAATGCTGGGGTCAACATCATAGGGGGGTGTTGCGGCACGGGCCCGGCTCATATTCGCGCTATTGCGCAAGCGGTGGCAGCGGCTAGAGGCGCTTAGGTCGCCTGGAAGGTTCCGTGATGCGTTTCTTTTCCTCTTTGGCAGTGCCGGAGGCACGTGCCCTTGTATTTGGTGTTTGTCCCAATCCTGTTCGCGTCACTCCACACATTACCGTGGGCAGCGGGGAGACGATCCCCGAGGTCAACTACATACTTCCTCACGGCAGCGAGGTAAGCGCGTCTACCATAGACGATGTCGTGACCTTGTATGCGCGAATGGCCGAAGGCGTGTTGGAGCGCGCCTACGATCTCGGCATTGCCAAGCTGATCATCGAAATCGAGCTCGTGTTTGAGTTGACCCTCAATCCATCGTGGGGCGCGCGTGTGATCCGCGTTACCCGTGAAGCCATGGATCGGTACGAGGCCAAGGGCGTCCATTCGGCGCTTCGGACGACGGTTGCCGATATACGCGACCGAGTCAGGCCGCCACGTTTGCGCACGAGCGACGAGACGCGACTTGTGTTTGAGTGTTTTGAGGCGTGCGCGGCAGACTCTGACATTCTGTCCATCGAATCAACCGGAGGTAAGGAAGTCTCCGACGATGCTTTGCTGAATTGCGACATCGGCGGTGTGTTGTTCGCGATGGGTACGCTGGGCTCGAACGACATGGAGTTCTTGTGGACAAAGATCTGCAAGATTGCCGATACGTACGGCAAGGTCGCGGGGGGCGATGCAGCCTGCGGTTTTGCGAATACGGCCATGCAGCTTGCTCGCAAACGCATGCTGCCGACTGTGTTTGCGGCGATGGTGCGCGCAGTCGGGGCGGCGCGATCGCTGGTCGCAATCGAATGTGGCGCGAAGGGACCCGACAAGGACTGCGCGTACGAAGGTCCGGTGCTGAAAGCCATCGCGGGGATTCCCATCGCGATGGAAGGCAAGTCCGCGGCGTGCGCGCATTCGAGTCCAGTCGGCAATGTGGCGATGGCTTGCTGCGACACGTGGAGCAACGAGTCCGTGCCGTTTGTGCAGCTATTCGGTGGGTTCTCACCAGAGGTATCGCTTGAGCAGCTATGGTACGACTGCAAGTTGATGAACGAGGCCACGCGATCCGGCGACGCGGTGCGCGTACGCGATCTGCTCACGTTGTCGGACGTGCGGACGAGTGCCGAAGCGTTGGTGCTTGCACCAGAGTCGTGTATGCGCATTGCGAAAGCGATCATTTCGACACCGGATCGTTTGCAGCGGGCGCATCGGGCAGCGAAAGAGGCGCTGGCGATTATTGACGAGGCGGCGGGCGAGGGGCGTTTGTCGATCCCCGAAGTCGAGCAAAATTGGATAGGGATGATTCGAGCGGGCATGGATGAATTTGAGTCGCTTGGCGACGGGGCGGCCGCGCATTATGCCAAGCAGTACGCACACCTCTTCGTGCCTTCCGAATACGGTCTAACGTAAAGCTGGGAGCAAACCAGGAATCACGGGGGTATGCGGTCCTCCGTGCACCCCAGCGGAACCAGAGCATCGTATCGCCATGCAAACATACAACCTTGGCACGTGGCTCTTTGCACCCATTGCGGTAGGAATCATCGTCAGCGCATCAGCCGTCGTGCTCCAGCGTCGCGGAGAAGAGGCGCAGCAGAAGATGCCGGCCTATTCCCGGCACCTCAGGCTCCTCTTCTGGTCGGTCGTCTTTTTCTATTTGTTGGCCATTCTGGGCGGGCTTTCGTATGGGTTCATGACGACCGATGCAGCGCAAGAAGCGGGTGCGGCAAACCTGGACTCAGGCCAGGTAATTGCCTTGGAGACCATTTTCGGCCCGTTCAGGAATGCTCTGTGCGAAGGCTCAGCTACGACTGTCGCATCCGTCGCTGGAATTGTCTTCCTCATCAATGTATTGGGAATCCTCATATCTTACGTCCTGCCGGGGTTCTTCTTGGTGCCGGGTTTCCTTCTGCTCCTCTATGTGGGATGGACTCAAGGAAGGAGCCTCGCAGAGTGGGATGCATCCACGTTGGGTTCCATGCTGGGTTTCAGTTGGATGCTTGCTCTCGAGTCTTTTTCGTATGTACTCGGTACGGTTGCCGGTATGAATTTCTCATTGGCCCTTTTGGTCCGGTCATGGACGGGCAGAGATACGCGCGGGGCCGCCCTGCGCGCCGCCGGTTGTACCGCTTTGAAACTCTTTGGGCTTATTCTCGCCATTCTGTTCATTCAAGCCTTGAGTGAAACCCTCTACGTGCGGCAAGTCTTGCTGCACGGAGGCAGCGGAATTCCGTTGATGCCTTACTGAGTTCACGCATTTCCTGAAGGCTCTGCGGCGCAATCAGCCGTGCGATGCGAAGCGTTTCCGGCAGCAACTCCCATATAGCACAGGCAAGATCCGCTAGAATGCAGACTGCTACTGCCTAGGCAAACTCAGGTCGTGTCGATCCTGTGTTCCTGAAAGGAGACTCGCGTCGTGTTAAGAATTGTTGCTCGATACTGTTGGGTACCGGTCGCGTGCATCGGTTTTGCCGTGATATTGCACGCCACAGGATGCGCAAGTGCCCCGCATGGGAAGAATCTCAAGGAGGGTTCACACTCGTTGTTCGTTGCCCCTGGGGGCAACGACGCGATCAGCGGTGAACGACGCGCCCCATTTGCCACGCTTCACGCCGCACTCGACTCCACACGCAAACTAGGCACGGAAAGGCCGCGCCGCATCATGCTGCTTCCCGGTGAGTACTTCCTGGACGCGCCTCTAACGCTGAACGCCGCGGATAGCGGGCTCACCATCGAGGCTTCCAAGCGCGGCGACGTGACGCTGTACGGTGGAAAGCCAATCGCAGGATGGGAACGCGACGGCGATCGCTTCTGGAGCGCAAAGGTATCCGATGCGCAGCGCGACGCCCGAATGCTTGTCGTGAATGGCCGCTTCTGCAAACGCGCGCGCCTGCCTGAGTCCGGATACTTCGAGCATCTTACGGTCTTTGACGTGCCGTGGATGAGTACAACCGGCGGCGGATGGAAACGCAAACCCACCCACGAAGAACTGACCACGCTCACATACAACCCCGCTGATTTGGGGGAGTGGCTGGACGTACGAAGCGCTGAGTTGACGGTCTACCACATGTGGGACGAATCGGTAGTCGGTGTTGCGGCCAATGACGCGCAAGCTCATACGCTGACCTTCAGCAATGAAGCCGGGCATCCTGCCGGGGCATTCGGGGTGAAAAAGTATGTTGTCTGGAATGTGCGAGAGGGCATGACCCAACCGGGTCAATGGTACCTTGACCGTGCCGCGGGAAGAGTCGTGTATTGGCCGCTTCCTGGCGAGGATATGGAAAGCGCGGCGGCGATTCTGCCGACGATGGAATCCATTGTCGTTCTTGACTCCAAGAATGGTCCGGTGAAGAACGTGACCTTGCGCGGGTTAAGACTCTCCGTGACCAATACACCACTCAAAGCGGGAGGATTCGGGGCATCCGCTTTTGCGGGCGCAATTCAGGTTGGCAAGTCAGAGAACTGCCGCATCGAAGATGTGGGCATAGCGAACGTGAACGGCCAGGGAATCCAGACGTGGGGGAGTGATGGGCTTCTCATTGCGCGGTGTCACGTGCACGATACGGGTGCGGGAGGCATTCGCGCAGGCGGAGGTGTCGAAGTAAGCGACTGCCATATTCATCACGTGGGACGTACCTATCCCAGCGGGATTGCGCTTTCCGGCAACGAGGCGGAAGGGAAGAGCGTGCGTTTCCTGCACAACCTGATTCACGATACGACGTACAGTGGGATCGTGTGCGGCGGTGACAATCACGTGATCGAAGGGAACCACATCCATCACGTGATGCAGGAACTACATGACGGGGCGGGCATCTACGTTGGTTTTGGCAAGGGCATGCGTTTGGCGGGCAATTGGATTCACGACATCGAATCTGAAGGTGGTTATGGCGCGTCCGCGTATTACCTGGACGAACAGGCCGAGAACTGCGTCGTAGAGGGCAATCTTTCGACGGATTGCGCGTGGCCGTCGCACAATCACATGGCGAAGAACAACACGATTCGCAACAATGTGTTCATCTGTAGCGGTGACGCGAAGTTAACATTTCCTCGTTCTTCGGGATTTACTTTTGAGCGCAATGTCGTTGTTGTGAAAGGGCGACTCACCGTAACGAATCCCAACGCGATAGTATCGATGCCGAACAACGTTTTCTATAGTGAAAAAGGAAAGGTGGAGGGGATAGCGCTTGACCAGTACAAAGCGACGGATGCCACCGATTTGACGTTACGTGACGGGTCGGTGTGCGCGGACCCGAAGCTGGCCTCGTGCAAGAAAGGTCGGCCAGTGTTTTCAGATGCGCACTTGTTGCGTGCTCTGGGTATCAAGCCGGTTGATGTGCGCGATGTGGGACCGAGGCGCTGAACCGGGCTGTAGTCGAGGTATGCGTCAGTCTTAGTTTGCGCCAAACGCGGTAGATGAGCCCCGGTGCCACTGATAAGCAATCTGTGAGTTTTGGAGGAGTCGGTCGTGCGTAATTCACTGTCAGTGCTTGTGCTCATTACCACTGTCGCATTTGTGAATGGACAGGCAGCCGCGATTGAATCGCGCTCGTGCGACGTAATCGTAGTCGGGGCGACTCCAGGTGGAATTGGAGCGGCGGTAGCGGCGGCGCGACTGGGGCACAGCGTTGCGCTTTTCGAGTACTACGGGCATGTGGGGGGTATGTCGGCGAGCGGACTCGGGAAGTCGGACGTCGAAACGGCGGGGGCCATTGGCGGTCTTTGGGATGAATTCGTGGGCCGCGTGCTCGCGTATTATACGAAGACCTATGGCGCGGATTCAGAGCAGGTGAAGGCATGCCGTGGCGGCTATTTTTATGAGCCTTCTGTTGCGGAGCGAATCTTCAACGAGATGCTGGCCGAGCAACCCAAGATACACGTATTCCTGCGGCATCGGTTGGATAGCGCGGCACGAAGCGGGAAGCGCGTGAAATCAGTGCGTGTGACCAATCGCGAAACTGGGGAACAAGTCGAGTTCTCAGGAAAGGTTTTCATCGACGCGACGTACGAAGGCGATCTGGCGGCGTTTGCGGGAGCCGAGTATCGTCTAGGGCGCGAAAGCCGCGACGAATTCGACGAGGCGCACGCAGGTGTGATTTACATGGATCACACGACTCGCGCCCTGCTTCCCGGAACTACGGGTCTTGGCGACGACCGTCTGGTCGCGTACACCTACCGGCTGTGTTTTAGCTCCGATCCAGCTAACCGGGTCTATCCGGAAGTGCCGCCCGATTACGACCGCAAACGTTACTTGAATTATCTGCTCGACCTGAGGCTGGGCCGCATCAAATCGGCACTGCTTGCGTTGTCCATCGCTCCAATTCCGAATCAGAAGTATGACGTGAACATGAAGCCTTGGCCATTGGGCTTCCCGTTTGCGGAGGAAAACACGGGATATCCGGAGGCATCGTGGGCGGAACGCGAAGCGATTATGCAGCGCATTCGCAATATCACCCTTGGACTCGTGTACTTTTTGCAGAACGACCCTGAAGTTCCCGAAGCTGACCGTGAGGCGGCGCGTCAGTATGGGTTCGCAAAAGACGAGTTTACGGATAACGGTAGTTTCCCGTTTCAGTTCTATGTGCGCGAGGCACGGCGCGTTGTGGGTGAATATACGATCAGTGAGCGCGACCTGACCTATGCACCCGAGTCCTTTCGCGCGCCGGTCCATGCCGATAGCATTTGCGCGGGTGAGTTTCCCATCGATTCGTTTCCCACGCGCAAGTACGAGAGTGGTCACGAAGACGCGCTTGAAGGATACATCCTCATGCTGAATCGGTACACGCGTCCCTATCAGATTCCCTATCGCGCGATAGTCCCGAAGAAGGTCGATGGCCTATTGGCGCCCGTTCCCGCATCCGCGACGCACATTGCTTTTTCGTCGGTTCGACTTGAGCCGACTTGGATGTGCATGGGGCAGGCGGCGGGAGTAGCCGCGCATCTCGCAATCAAACAGCGCGTGCAGCCGCGCCACATTCCCGTGCAGGAACTTCAGGATATCCTGTTGTCGCAAGGCCAGGTGATTACATATTTCGACGACTTACCGAAAGACCACCCTGACTTTGCCGCGTTTCAACGTCTGGGAACGAGGGGGTTCTTCGATAGTTATCAGGCGAACCCAGAGGGTTCATTTCGCTATAGCGACGCCGACGTATGGGCGCGGCGTGTGCTTAAACTTGCAGGTGGCGATCCTTCAATCATGCTTCCTGAAGAACCCGGCGAATGCCTCTCGAATCCCGATCTCATGAGAATGATGCGAGTCATTTGCGATGAATTGCGAATCGGTGACGACGAAGTAGATGCGCTTTTGAACCTCATACCCGACTCGCAGGGTACGGCCACACGGAGAGTCGCTTGCGTGGTTTTCGATGGAGTACTTCGCGCGAAGAAGAACTGATTCGGATTTGCGCGTAACCGCTCGCCTTTGAGAAGCTTGGTTCGATTGACTCGCCAGAATCGCGAATAGTACCTTGAAGTCAGGTGTGGTTGGCTAAAAAGGAGGACGCATGTCGGAAAACACGCCGGTAGTCTCGGTGGTGGTTCCCATATTTAATGAGGAACCGAATATTCGTCCTCTTATCGAGCGTCTCACGGCAGCTTTAGAATCGAGTGGGCGAAGCTACGAGATTCTTGCCGTCGACGATGGCAGTTCGGATCGTAGTGTTGAGATTCTCAGGGAATTTCGCGCCCGCGATTCACGGCTGCGCATTATCCGGTTGAGCCGGAACTTTGGTCAGAGCCCGGCCTTGTTTGCGGGCTTTGCCAATGTCCGAGGCCAGATTGTGGCTACAATCGACGCCGATCTGCAGAATCCTCCTGAAGAGTTGCCGAAACTGATCGCCAAGATTGAAGAGGGCTATGACTTTGTTATCGGGTGGCGTCAACGGAGGCAGGATTCAGTCCTGCGCAAATTGCCGTCGCTGCTTCTGAATGCGTTGGTGCGTCGCCTGACGAAAGCCGGGTTCCGAGACATCGGGTGTTCATTGAAGGTGTTTCGACGTGAAGTAACTGACCGTTTGGCCCAATTCAATCACCGTTCCCGCTACCTGCCGGCTGAAGTAGCCTGGCTTGGCGTACGGACGTGCGAGGTTGAAGTGGCGCATAGCGAGCGCGCGGCAGGCACAAGCAAGTATGGCGTACTTCGGCTCTTCCGTACCGCGTTCGACCTTGTTACGAGCATTACGTCCGCGCCACTGCAGTTCATAGGGTTGGTGGGCTGGTTGTTTGCCATAGGCGGATTTGCGCTGGGGGCCCGGGTGGTCTACATCCGTATCGTGGACGGTGACATTAACCAAATGGGATCGGTGATAGCCGTGTTGCTGTTCCTGCAAGGCGTCCACCTGATAAGTATGGGCCTGATTTGCGAGTACATCAGCCGAATCTATATTGAAGTCCAGAACCGCCCTTATTACATCATCAAGGATATCATCGAGTGACGTTATTTACTTCGTCCGTTCGGGTGGTTCAGTCATGAACGTGTTTGTCTTTCCTACCCGCAACGAACCCGGTCTGGAAGCGGTACAGGCCCTCTCGAAGAGCAACAAGATCACCTTGTTCGGCGGCAGCAGTTACGAGAAGGTTCACGATCCGGCGCGCCACCTGCTCACGAACTATGTGTTATGCCCCGGGTATGACGAGCCGGACTTCGTGCCGCGCTTCCAGTCTATCCTCCGTGAGCATGCCATCGATATCGTACTTCCTGCGTGGGACCGGCTCGTTGCCGTCTTTTCCCAGTGGACGATGGAAGGTGTAACGTTTGTGACGCCGCGTGCCGAGATTGCCACGATGCTGCTGTCCAAGCGTAAAACCTATGAGCGGCTCAAGGGTAGTGTGCCGGTTCCACGCGTCTATAAGCCAGAGGATGCCTCCTTGCCAGTCTTTGCCAAGCCTGACGTGGCGAGCGGCTCCGTCGGCGGGATGCACGTGACGACGGAATCGCAACTGGCGGCAGCGGTGGAGAAGGGTTTGCTTCTAAGCGAATACTTGCCGGGGGATGAATTCACGGTGGATTGTATCAGTGACCGCCAAGGAGTGCTGTTATTTGCGAACCAGCGCGCGCGCAGCCGGATTGGTCAGGGCATTTCTTTGGGGACGTGCAGTGTGCATGACCCGCGCGTTGCCATGCATGTGGAGGCAATAGCGGCAACATTGCGGATTGAAGGTCCATGGTTCGCCCAGTTCAAATGCAACGAAGCTGGCGAGCCTGTTCTAATGGAGATCAACCCGAGGCTCGGAGGAAGCAGCGCCCAAA contains the following coding sequences:
- a CDS encoding right-handed parallel beta-helix repeat-containing protein, with protein sequence MLRIVARYCWVPVACIGFAVILHATGCASAPHGKNLKEGSHSLFVAPGGNDAISGERRAPFATLHAALDSTRKLGTERPRRIMLLPGEYFLDAPLTLNAADSGLTIEASKRGDVTLYGGKPIAGWERDGDRFWSAKVSDAQRDARMLVVNGRFCKRARLPESGYFEHLTVFDVPWMSTTGGGWKRKPTHEELTTLTYNPADLGEWLDVRSAELTVYHMWDESVVGVAANDAQAHTLTFSNEAGHPAGAFGVKKYVVWNVREGMTQPGQWYLDRAAGRVVYWPLPGEDMESAAAILPTMESIVVLDSKNGPVKNVTLRGLRLSVTNTPLKAGGFGASAFAGAIQVGKSENCRIEDVGIANVNGQGIQTWGSDGLLIARCHVHDTGAGGIRAGGGVEVSDCHIHHVGRTYPSGIALSGNEAEGKSVRFLHNLIHDTTYSGIVCGGDNHVIEGNHIHHVMQELHDGAGIYVGFGKGMRLAGNWIHDIESEGGYGASAYYLDEQAENCVVEGNLSTDCAWPSHNHMAKNNTIRNNVFICSGDAKLTFPRSSGFTFERNVVVVKGRLTVTNPNAIVSMPNNVFYSEKGKVEGIALDQYKATDATDLTLRDGSVCADPKLASCKKGRPVFSDAHLLRALGIKPVDVRDVGPRR
- a CDS encoding ATP-grasp domain-containing protein, which codes for MNVFVFPTRNEPGLEAVQALSKSNKITLFGGSSYEKVHDPARHLLTNYVLCPGYDEPDFVPRFQSILREHAIDIVLPAWDRLVAVFSQWTMEGVTFVTPRAEIATMLLSKRKTYERLKGSVPVPRVYKPEDASLPVFAKPDVASGSVGGMHVTTESQLAAAVEKGLLLSEYLPGDEFTVDCISDRQGVLLFANQRARSRIGQGISLGTCSVHDPRVAMHVEAIAATLRIEGPWFAQFKCNEAGEPVLMEINPRLGGSSAQTRLSGVNIPLISVFLFAGYPVRIPRLRSDVLLNRSMRNYTDAEAFDWVIWDWDDTLIRRDGRPDPDAMGCLYDLRNRGIRQALFTRNPEAESLMNVHMVPRMFEEIRVTDDKVGALKEFMARRSIDASRLVMVNDSFQELFEIQDSLPQVRTVTPDALETLGRAPLT
- a CDS encoding corrinoid protein, whose product is MSEIIERIAQCIERGKVNAASPYPPDLKGQDGADELTAAALQMGIPPSDVLGQGLVIGMNAIGRKFSENKVFVPDLLMASKAMQAAMKHLKPYFESGQAQHRGTFIVGTVQGDLHDIGKNLVSMVMEGGGWEVIDLGVDVNADKFLNALKDHPKAVVGLSALLTTTMVNMEKTVAAIRQQSPDTVVIVGGAPLTSEFAKKIGANAYFPDPQGALDYLTGVAA
- a CDS encoding glycosyltransferase; translation: MSENTPVVSVVVPIFNEEPNIRPLIERLTAALESSGRSYEILAVDDGSSDRSVEILREFRARDSRLRIIRLSRNFGQSPALFAGFANVRGQIVATIDADLQNPPEELPKLIAKIEEGYDFVIGWRQRRQDSVLRKLPSLLLNALVRRLTKAGFRDIGCSLKVFRREVTDRLAQFNHRSRYLPAEVAWLGVRTCEVEVAHSERAAGTSKYGVLRLFRTAFDLVTSITSAPLQFIGLVGWLFAIGGFALGARVVYIRIVDGDINQMGSVIAVLLFLQGVHLISMGLICEYISRIYIEVQNRPYYIIKDIIE
- a CDS encoding FAD-dependent oxidoreductase, whose amino-acid sequence is MESRSCDVIVVGATPGGIGAAVAAARLGHSVALFEYYGHVGGMSASGLGKSDVETAGAIGGLWDEFVGRVLAYYTKTYGADSEQVKACRGGYFYEPSVAERIFNEMLAEQPKIHVFLRHRLDSAARSGKRVKSVRVTNRETGEQVEFSGKVFIDATYEGDLAAFAGAEYRLGRESRDEFDEAHAGVIYMDHTTRALLPGTTGLGDDRLVAYTYRLCFSSDPANRVYPEVPPDYDRKRYLNYLLDLRLGRIKSALLALSIAPIPNQKYDVNMKPWPLGFPFAEENTGYPEASWAEREAIMQRIRNITLGLVYFLQNDPEVPEADREAARQYGFAKDEFTDNGSFPFQFYVREARRVVGEYTISERDLTYAPESFRAPVHADSICAGEFPIDSFPTRKYESGHEDALEGYILMLNRYTRPYQIPYRAIVPKKVDGLLAPVPASATHIAFSSVRLEPTWMCMGQAAGVAAHLAIKQRVQPRHIPVQELQDILLSQGQVITYFDDLPKDHPDFAAFQRLGTRGFFDSYQANPEGSFRYSDADVWARRVLKLAGGDPSIMLPEEPGECLSNPDLMRMMRVICDELRIGDDEVDALLNLIPDSQGTATRRVACVVFDGVLRAKKN
- a CDS encoding homocysteine S-methyltransferase family protein produces the protein MKTLREEIASGKVLVSDGGWGSFLVAAGLQPGECPELWNVSHPDVVRDIAKQYADAGADMVMTNSFGGTRIKLEAYGLADRVAELNEAAARLSREVAGDSVHVLASVGPTGKFLMMGDVTEDELYAQYSEQAIALERGGADACSVETMSALDEAGIAVRAVRENTKLEVVASFTFTTQTDTGYRTMMGVGAADMAAAMLEAGAHILGINCTLGPREMVSVARELRAAAPQTPILVHPNAGSPIRGDDGSVSYPETPESMAACVPDLINAGVNIIGGCCGTGPAHIRAIAQAVAAARGA